The following are from one region of the Aquirufa lenticrescens genome:
- a CDS encoding NAD(P)-dependent oxidoreductase has translation MRKVLIVDEVHPSMAEGLTNLGFEVETRTDLSLDEFVTILPSYEGLVVRSKFKITAEILTDTPLIFIARAGAGLDLLDVEACIARGITVFSANEGNSDAVAEHVIGQLLSLTHKLHTSDTEVRHGLWEREGNRGFELKGKTIGIIGYGNMGKAVASRLSSFGMNILAYDKYAPSTDYPATMDQIFERADILSLHIPLTSETRGLISTEFLDSFKKSIIVINSSRGPIAPLEPLLHGLRSGQIKGLALDVLPNEKLSTWSPVEKELFTEIAAYPATIFSPHVAGWTTESYYKINEVLLEKIKLHFSL, from the coding sequence ATGCGTAAAGTTTTGATTGTCGACGAGGTTCATCCTTCGATGGCAGAAGGGCTAACGAATTTGGGATTCGAGGTGGAGACGCGTACCGATTTATCACTTGATGAGTTTGTGACGATTTTACCTTCTTATGAAGGATTAGTTGTTCGGAGCAAGTTCAAAATCACGGCAGAAATACTGACTGATACCCCATTAATTTTTATCGCTCGAGCGGGCGCTGGACTTGATTTACTGGATGTCGAAGCCTGCATAGCTAGAGGAATCACCGTTTTTTCCGCCAATGAAGGAAATTCTGACGCCGTTGCGGAACACGTCATTGGACAATTATTATCCCTTACACACAAACTTCATACGTCGGATACCGAGGTGCGTCACGGATTGTGGGAAAGAGAAGGAAACCGCGGATTTGAACTGAAGGGAAAGACGATCGGTATTATCGGATATGGAAATATGGGCAAAGCAGTCGCTTCGCGGCTTTCTAGCTTTGGAATGAACATTTTAGCCTATGACAAATACGCCCCATCGACAGATTACCCAGCCACAATGGATCAAATTTTTGAACGGGCTGACATCTTGAGTTTACATATCCCTTTGACTTCTGAGACGCGTGGGTTAATTTCCACTGAGTTTTTAGATTCGTTCAAGAAGTCCATTATAGTGATTAATAGTTCCCGAGGCCCCATTGCACCACTCGAGCCTTTATTGCACGGATTACGTTCCGGCCAAATCAAGGGATTAGCTTTGGATGTGCTACCAAATGAAAAGTTATCTACCTGGTCTCCAGTAGAAAAAGAGCTTTTTACAGAAATTGCCGCCTACCCTGCGACCATTTTCAGCCCCCACGTAGCGGGTTGGACGACTGAAAGTTATTATAAAATCAACGAGGTCTTACTCGAAAAAATAAAGTTGCATTTTTCTCTATGA